A single Cannabis sativa cultivar Pink pepper isolate KNU-18-1 chromosome 7, ASM2916894v1, whole genome shotgun sequence DNA region contains:
- the LOC115697735 gene encoding uncharacterized protein LOC115697735 isoform X2 has product MGRGKYKSKPTGHRNFSTPEEMLAGTSTRPRTFKKQEVEYEEEQESAEESGEESGEESDGNNEKRKGTQGIIEIENPNLVKPKTLKARDIDITKTTELSRREREELEKQRAHERYMRLQEQGKTEQARKDLERLSLIRQQRADAAKKREEEKAAKEQKKTEARK; this is encoded by the exons ATGGGGAGAGGAAAGTACAAGAGCAAGCCCACGGGTCACCGCAATTTCTCGACTCCCGAAGAGATGC TTGCTGGAACTTCTACTCGCCCTCGCACGTTCAAAAAG CAAGAAGTTGAGTATGAGGAAGAACAAGAGTCTGCAGAAGAATCCGGCGAGGAGTCTGGAGAAGAATCAGATGGAAACAATGAG AAGCGTAAAGGTACTCAAGGAATTATTGAGATTGAAAATCCTAATTTGGTGAAGCCAAAGACCTTGAAAGCTAGAGATATTGAT ATTACCAAAACAACTGAACTTTCAAGACGTGAAAG AGAAGAATTGGAAAAACAGAGAGCTCATGAACGATATATGCGACTACAGGAACAAGGGAAAACAGAACAAGCAAGGAAAGACCTAG AGCGTTTATCCCTTATAAGACAACAAAGAGCAGACGCTGCAAAAAAgcgagaagaagaaaaagccg CGAAAGAACAGAAAAAGACTGAAGCTCGCAAATGA
- the LOC115697735 gene encoding uncharacterized protein LOC115697735 isoform X1: protein MGRGKYKSKPTGHRNFSTPEEMLAGTSTRPRTFKKQEVEYEEEQESAEESGEESGEESDGNNEKRKGTQGIIEIENPNLVKPKTLKARDIDITKTTELSRREREELEKQRAHERYMRLQEQGKTEQARKDLERLSLIRQQRADAAKKREEEKAGNNYQEHCSFLFAYLNIKHIGINELVICSERTEKD, encoded by the exons ATGGGGAGAGGAAAGTACAAGAGCAAGCCCACGGGTCACCGCAATTTCTCGACTCCCGAAGAGATGC TTGCTGGAACTTCTACTCGCCCTCGCACGTTCAAAAAG CAAGAAGTTGAGTATGAGGAAGAACAAGAGTCTGCAGAAGAATCCGGCGAGGAGTCTGGAGAAGAATCAGATGGAAACAATGAG AAGCGTAAAGGTACTCAAGGAATTATTGAGATTGAAAATCCTAATTTGGTGAAGCCAAAGACCTTGAAAGCTAGAGATATTGAT ATTACCAAAACAACTGAACTTTCAAGACGTGAAAG AGAAGAATTGGAAAAACAGAGAGCTCATGAACGATATATGCGACTACAGGAACAAGGGAAAACAGAACAAGCAAGGAAAGACCTAG AGCGTTTATCCCTTATAAGACAACAAAGAGCAGACGCTGCAAAAAAgcgagaagaagaaaaagccgGTAATAATTATCAAGAACATTGTAGTTTTCTCTTtgcttatttaaatattaagcaTATTGGTATTAATGAATTGGTGATTTGCAGCGAAAGAACAGAAAAAGACTGA